The proteins below come from a single Aspergillus oryzae RIB40 DNA, chromosome 5 genomic window:
- a CDS encoding uncharacterized protein (predicted protein), with amino-acid sequence MTFEQVMEGSIIDFRVHLQGISNFQGPRRKWQVITAETRQLNTQSAFLNLLARTTSSFTPSPWLPNRELRQREQDSLTSNDNRSYCYEFTFGITADIAAAIQEITDLYECLQFYRQAQAPIPEGLLEACEDLGDRLLSWTLSADKVPSFNDRGTDELDIFKHHSHAWHGAALIFYLNCIQGAKPQDLVDEVATVASHMLAVEEIKSKHIANQMAPISWPAFIKSCCALNREPWEAWWLDVQKYGIGSIRRQYTIVQEIWSEMDTNSSEGWLQILHRRDIQVLAA; translated from the coding sequence ATGACATTCGAACAGGTGATGGAAGGAAGCATCATCGACTTCCGCGTTCACCTTCAAGGGATATCTAATTTCCAAGGTCCTCGCCGCAAATGGCAGGTAATAACCGCAGAGACTCGTCAGCTAAACACTCAAAGTGCATTCTTGAATCTTCTTGCCCGCACTACCTCTTCCTTTACCCCATCACCTTGGCTTCCAAATCGGGAATTGCGGCAGCGGGAACAGGATAGTCTGACTTCAAATGATAATCGCTCCTATTGTTATGAGTTCACATTCGGGATCACAGCTGATATTGCAGCCGCTATTCAGGAAATTACTGATCTGTACGAATGCCTGCAATTCTACCGTCAGGCCCAAGCGCCCATTCCGGAAGGTCTCCTAGAGGCTTGTGAAGATCTTGGCGATCGACTGCTTTCCTGGACCTTGAGCGCCGATAAGGTTCCCTCTTTCAATGACAGGGGTACCGATGAGTTGGATATTTTCAAACATCATTCCCACGCATGGCATGGTGCCGCTCTCATATTCTACCTAAACTGTATCCAAGGCGCCAAGCCTCAAGACCTAGTAGATGAAGTTGCTACAGTTGCCTCCCACATGCTCGCTgtggaagaaatcaaatcGAAGCATATAGCCAACCAAATGGCCCCAATCAGTTGGCCAGCCTTTATAAAATCATGCTGTGCCTTAAATCGAGAGCCTTGGGAGGCGTGGTGGTTGGATGTGCAAAAGTACGGCATTGGGAGTATTCGGAGACAATATACTATTGTGCAGGAAATATGGTCTGAAATGGACACTAATTCATCCGAGGGATGGTTGCAAATTCTCCACCGGCGGGACATTCAGGTTCTAGCTGCATGA
- a CDS encoding uncharacterized protein (dehydrogenases with different specificities (related to short-chain alcohol dehydrogenases)), with translation MSASTKTEAASASQASTVPQTQVTLGSKVIAITGANRGIGLGIAECCLSNGAERVYSIDIGETGEEFLALSQRYPGKLHALNANVTEEDTITAAVEKIIEEAGALHGMVVNAGRTHHKAALDFTKEEIENLFNVNLFGAFYTARAAARAFIKLGIKGSIVFTASMASYRPNKASSTFLPSTPYGASKAGVRNMTHTLAMEWAQYGIRVNSVSPGLVKTAMTYWVPQQPDWEQQLKYYGGFPRLAEVQELGGAYVYLLSDAASYTTSIDIPVNGVIGSEYSSCSFI, from the exons ATGTCTGCCTCAACCAAGACAGAAGCTGCCAGTGCCTCTCAGGCCTCCACCGTACCCCAAACGCAGGTCACCCTTGGATCGAAGGTGATCGCAA TTACCGGTGCAAACCGGGGAATCGGCCTAGGAATCGCAGAATGTTGTCTGTCCAACGGCGCAGAAAGAGTCTACTCCATCGATATCGGCGAGACGGGTGAAGAGTTTCTTGCACTCTCGCAGCGTTATCCGGGAAAGCTCCACGCATTGAACGCAAACGTGACGGAGGAAGACACAATCACAGCAGCCGTCGAGAAGATcattgaagaagccggcGCATTACACGGCATGGTAGTAAATGCGGGACGGACACACCATAAGGCAGCTCTGGACTTCAcaaaggaagagattgagaaCTTGTTCAATGTCAACCTCTTCGGGGCGTTTTACACAGCGCGGGCGGCTGCACGTGCCTTTATCAAATTGGGCATTAAGGGTTCTATCGTCTTTACAGCTTCAATGGCTTCATACCGCCCTAATAAGGCAAGTAGTACCTTTC TACCCTCCACCCCATACGGTGCCTCAAAAGCGGGCGTTCGCAACATGACTCATACCCTTGCTATGGAATGGGCTCAATACGGTATTCGCGTGAACAGTGTTTCTCCGGGCCTAGTAAAGACCGCCATGACATATTGGGTGCCTCAGCAGCCGGACTGGGAGCAGCAGCTGAAGTACTATGGCGGATTTCCTAGACTCGCCGAGGTACAGGAGCTCGGTGGTGCATATGTTTACCTCCTGAGCGATGCGGCTAGTTACACGACATCCATCGACATCCCTGTTAATGGTGTTATTGGCAGTGAGTATTCCAGCTGCTCATTCATATGA
- a CDS encoding SMP-30/gluconolactonase/LRE family protein (gluconolactonase), with protein MTKLSNTFQIHDERFHSILGPTPTLRLLAGNESYPFAHEAGVFMASTNHLFITSSRIKDAQGEQSVRITRVHLNETPVKCEEIPTSIPLANGGVNYGDDGPSGLYLMSTTPPYTTKLLKEDFYGRPFSSVNDVVVHSDGSIWFTDPTYGFEQGYRPKPSLPSQVYRWNTVNGNTRVMADGFGKPNGICFSPDEKTVYVTDTHWLHGDGSTDDQRVSSMYDLSIEIISLYAFDVSIYHGEPFLTNRRLFAMADKGIPDGIKCDLEGNVYSGCGDGINVWSPGGVLLGRILIDSGVANFCFGRRGEIIALNEHRLWRVRLGGDVKGALLGI; from the exons ATGACCAAACTCTCAAACACATTCCAAATCCACGACGAGCGTTTCCATTCTATCCTCGGTCCAACCCCGACTCTACGATTACTAGCAGGAAACGAATCATACCCCTTTGCCCACGAAGCAGGCGTTTTTATGGCTTCCACCAACCACCTCTTCATAACTAGCAGCCGCATCAAAGACGCCCAAGGCGAACAATCTGTACGGATCACCCGTGTTCATCTTAATGAAACCCCAGTGAAATGCGAAGAGATCCCGACCAGTATCCCCCTCGCAAACGGCGGCGTGAACTACGGCGATGACGGG CCTAGTGGACTATATCTTATGTCCACGACACCACCATATACCACCAAGCTCCTGAAGGAAGATTTCTATGGTCGTCCATTCAGCTCTGTGAACGACGTGGTTGTCCACTCCGATGGATCGATCTGGTTTACAGACCCGACTTATGGCTTTGAACAGGGCTATAGGCCAAAACCTTCTTTACCGAGTCAGGTATACAGATGGAATACAGTAAATGGAAACACCCGGGTAATGGCCGATGGATTCGGAAAACCGAATGGAATCTGTTTTTCGCCTGATGAGAAGACAGTCTATGTGACTGATACGCACTGGTTGCATGGTGATGGGAGTACAGATGACCAGAGGGTTTCCTCGATGTATGACCTTTCTATTGAAATTATATCGTT ATACGCATTCGATGTATCGATCTATCACGGCGAGCCCTTTCTCACGAACCGGAGACTCTTCGCAATGGCCGATAAAGGTATTCCAGACGGGATAAAATGTGATCTAGAGGGCAATGTATACAGTGGTTGTGGTGACGGGATCAATGTCTGGTCTCCTGGCGGTGTCCTGCTCGGACGTATTCTGATTGACAGTGGAGTCGCGAATTTCTGCTTCGGGAGGCGTGGTGAGATAATCGCATTGAACGAGCACCGGTTGTGGAGGGTCCGGCTGGGAGGTGATGTTAAGGGTGCATTGTTAGGGATCTAA
- a CDS encoding uncharacterized protein (predicted protein) gives MPGAEAIKCQYKAEGKNDVTLDLLSIGNNPALIPTSSALNALQLRSDDRASNFLIRHLHQPLASSVLAIKFILPVKSGFTVRSDFLERRLEGYEHALNVESFLTPREEIKARDFRRLDSESSLSLLDLLPHAVGAVQVQSEQHLASLEAELVNRLSFAWISPEPIEEKRIAWIKGKEDLESGRRIWEAARALGIKVVILDHDGHWFQKDDDRWNHLREAFIPTDITADQGFVDRIVAAVRSYDKPIHALVTVNNAGAIGTARACQILGFWSAPPESYIIAGDKFKTREMEPDNGGAFKIFNIDELHTRLRSEVHSPIQYPVIVKPCMGWGSECVSKVQTEEELIQAVGRASSRHSEGPNPRSDVMIEPYIEGPEVDANFVLIEGNIIFFEVADDFPKAGEKAGNALNGSFMETDMVLPTGLSPKEIQVTKDSILQTLLRQGFRTGVFHCEGRVRYASKAYDTRDGIVDLYPSNRVQGKEPSFYLHEINARPGGYFVSSATLLTYGVDYYAIHILAALGDFDRCRALSVPFCHGPQWWVQVIIIPEDKSGVMKSPDAGKEMLERHEDLRLAVVDYKTMKKKGDKLLGPKAKVFSYLAYFSVASRRSREDCLRLGQKVRRSFTYEIE, from the exons ATGCCTGGTGCGGAGGCAATTAAGTGCCAATACAAGGCAGAAGGGAAGAATG ATGTGACGCTAGATCTCTTGTCGATTGGTAATAACCCCGCGTTAATACCCACGTCAAGCGCACTTAATGCCCTTCAATTGAGGTCGGACGATCGCGCGTCCAACTTTCTCAttcgtcatctccatcagccacTGGCATCTTCCGTTCTTGCTATCAAGTTCATTCTACCCGTAAAGTCTGGCTTCACCGTCAGGTCTGACTTCCTTGAGCGGCGCCTGGAAGGCTACGAGCATGCGCTGAATGTCGAAAGTTTTCTGACGCCAAGAGAAGAGATTAAAGCTCGGGATTTCCGACGCCTGGATAGTGAATCTTCATTGAGCCTACTTGATCTTCTACCCCATGCTGTTGGAGCCGTTCAAGTCCAGAGTGAGCAGCACCTAGCCAGTCTGGAGGCCGAGTTAGTGAACAGGTTATCATTCGCATGGATCTCGCCCGAGCCAATTGAAGAGAAACGCATCGCATGGATCAAAGGCAAGGAGGACTTGGAGAGCGGGAGGCGTATCTGGGAAGCCGCTCGAGCATTGGGCATCAAGGTGGTGATCCTGGACCATGACGGTCACTGGTTTCAGAAGGACGATGACCGCTGGAACCATTTACGAGAAGCCTTCATTCCAACCGATATTACCGCTGACCAGGGATTTGTAGACCGCATCGTCGCCGCGGTGCGTAGTTACGACAAACCTATCCACGCGCTTGTGACGGTCAACAATGCTGGAGCAATCGGCACTGCACGGGCTTGTCAAATATTGGGGTTCTGGTCTGCGCCACCAGAGTCATACATCATTGCTGGAGACAAGTTCAAGACGCGGGAGATGGAGCCTGATAACGGAGGAGCattcaagatcttcaataTCGACGAGCTACACACACGACTGCGGTCCGAGGTGCATTCGCCCATTCAATACCCTGTAATCGTGAAACCCTGTATGGGGTGGGGTAGTGAATGTGTTTCGAAAGTGCAGACCGAAGAAGAGCTCATCCAAGCAGTGGGGCGGGCTTCAAGTCGACACAGTGAAGGGCCAAACCCGCGGTCGGATGTGATGATTGAGCCGTATATCGAGGGGCCCGAAGTCGATGCTAATTTTGTTCTCATCGAAGGgaatatcattttctttgagGTTGCAGATGACTTCCCCAAAGCTGGCGAAAAGGCTGGGAATGCATTGAACGGTTCCTTCATGGAGACAGATATGGTTCTCCCGACAGGACTTTCCccaaaagaaattcaagTTACGAAGGATTCGATTCTTCAGACCCTCTTACGACAAGGCTTCCGCACCGGCGTCTTTCACTGCGAGGGGCGAGTTCGCTATGCATCCAAAGCGTACGATACACGGGATGGCATTGTTGACTTGTATCCCAGCAATCGAGTACAAGGCAAGGAACCCTCCTTCTACCTGCATGAGATCAATGCTCGACCGGGTGGTTATTTTGTGAGTAGTGCTACGCTGTTGACCTACGGTGTGGACTACTATGCCATTCACATACTGGCCGCTCTCGGCGACTTTGATCGATGTCGTGCGCTGAGCGTACCTTTCTGCCATGGCCCACAATGGTGGGTTCAAGTAATCATCATTCCGGAGGACAAAAGTGGCGTGATGAAAAGTCCTGACGCCGGCAAAGAGATGTTGGAGCGGCATGAAGATCTACGATTGGCCGTTGTCGACTACaagacgatgaagaaaaagggggACAAATTACTCGGACCCAAGGCCAAAGTATTTAGCTACCTAGCATACTTTTCTGTGGCCAGTAGAAGGAGCAGAGAGGACTGTCTCAGGCTGGGACAGAAAGTACGAAGGAGTTTCACATACGAAATTGAATGA